A genomic window from Streptomyces sp. HUAS YS2 includes:
- the cobA gene encoding uroporphyrinogen-III C-methyltransferase gives MPETAPHAEHPAYPVGLRLAGRRVVVIGGGQVAQRRLPALVAAGADVTLISPSATPSVEAMAEAGEISWTKRRYQDGDLADTWYVLVATGDPVANAAVSAEAERTRTWCVRSDDAEAATAWTPATGHSEGVTVAVLTGRDPRRSAAVRDAIVEGLRDGSISAPQHRTRAPFVALVGGGPGDPDLITVRGRRLLAEADVVIADRLGPRDLLSELPPHVEVIDAAKIPYGRFMAQEAINNALIEHAKAGKAVVRLKGGDPFVFGRGMEEAQALAAEGIACTVVPGISSSISVPGAAGIPVTHRGVAHEFTVVSGHVAPDDPRSLVDWASLAKLTGTLVILMGVDKIGKIAEALIAHGKAPETPLALVQEGTTATQRRVDATLATVAETVKAEDVRPPAVIVIGDVVAEGPDKKVK, from the coding sequence ATGCCCGAGACCGCGCCGCACGCCGAGCACCCCGCCTACCCCGTCGGACTCCGCCTCGCCGGGCGTCGCGTCGTCGTCATCGGCGGCGGCCAGGTCGCGCAGCGCCGTCTCCCCGCCCTCGTCGCGGCCGGCGCCGACGTCACCCTGATCTCCCCCTCGGCGACGCCCTCCGTGGAGGCCATGGCGGAGGCCGGCGAGATCTCCTGGACGAAGCGCCGGTACCAGGACGGCGACCTCGCCGACACCTGGTACGTCCTCGTCGCCACCGGCGACCCCGTCGCCAACGCCGCCGTCTCCGCCGAGGCCGAGCGCACCCGCACCTGGTGCGTCCGCTCCGACGACGCCGAGGCGGCCACCGCCTGGACGCCGGCAACCGGCCACAGCGAGGGCGTGACCGTCGCCGTGCTGACCGGCCGCGACCCCCGCCGCTCCGCCGCCGTGCGCGACGCGATCGTGGAGGGCCTGCGCGACGGCTCCATCTCGGCGCCGCAGCACCGCACCCGCGCCCCGTTCGTCGCGCTCGTCGGCGGCGGTCCGGGTGACCCGGACCTGATCACCGTCCGCGGCCGCCGGCTCCTCGCCGAGGCGGACGTCGTCATCGCGGACCGCCTCGGCCCGCGCGACCTGCTCAGCGAACTGCCCCCGCACGTCGAGGTGATCGACGCCGCGAAGATCCCGTACGGCCGGTTCATGGCGCAGGAGGCCATCAACAACGCGCTGATCGAGCACGCCAAGGCCGGCAAGGCCGTCGTCCGTCTCAAGGGCGGCGACCCGTTCGTGTTCGGCCGCGGTATGGAGGAGGCCCAGGCGCTGGCCGCCGAGGGCATCGCCTGCACCGTCGTGCCCGGCATCTCCAGCTCGATCTCGGTTCCCGGCGCGGCCGGTATCCCGGTCACCCACCGGGGCGTTGCGCACGAGTTCACCGTGGTCAGCGGCCACGTCGCGCCCGACGACCCGCGCTCGCTGGTCGACTGGGCGTCCCTCGCCAAGCTGACCGGCACCCTCGTGATCCTCATGGGCGTCGACAAGATCGGGAAGATCGCCGAGGCGCTGATCGCCCACGGCAAGGCCCCCGAGACCCCGCTGGCCCTGGTCCAGGAGGGCACCACGGCCACCCAGCGCCGGGTGGACGCGACGCTCGCCACGGTCGCCGAGACGGTGAAGGCGGAGGACGTCCGTCCGCCGGCCGTCATCGTGATCGGTGACGTGGTCGCGGAGGGCCCCGACAAGAAGGTCAAGTGA
- a CDS encoding TrmH family RNA methyltransferase: MADLITVDDPDDPRLRDYTGLTDVELRRRREPAEGLFIAEGEKVIRRAKQAGYEMRSMLLSAKWVDVMRDVIDEVPAPVYAVQPDLAERVTGYHVHRGALASMQRKPLPSAEELLRTARRVVVMESVNDHTNIGAIFRSAAALGMDAVLLSPDCADPLYRRSVKVSMGAVFSVPYARLESWPKGLEAVREAGFKLLALTPAERAASIDEAAPHKLERVALMLGAEGDGLSRQALMAADEWVRIPMAHGVDSLNVGAAAAVAFYAVATGRPQD; the protein is encoded by the coding sequence GTGGCTGATCTCATCACCGTCGACGACCCCGACGACCCCCGCCTGCGCGACTACACAGGCCTGACCGACGTCGAGCTGCGCCGCAGACGCGAACCCGCCGAGGGCCTGTTCATCGCCGAGGGCGAGAAGGTGATCCGGCGCGCCAAGCAGGCCGGGTACGAGATGCGGTCGATGCTGCTCTCCGCCAAGTGGGTCGACGTCATGCGCGACGTGATCGACGAGGTCCCGGCCCCCGTGTACGCGGTGCAGCCGGACCTCGCCGAGCGCGTCACCGGCTACCACGTGCACCGCGGCGCGCTCGCGTCCATGCAGCGCAAGCCGCTGCCGAGCGCCGAGGAGCTGCTCCGCACGGCCCGCCGGGTCGTCGTCATGGAGTCGGTCAACGACCACACCAACATCGGCGCGATCTTCCGCAGCGCCGCCGCCCTGGGCATGGACGCGGTCCTGCTCTCCCCGGACTGCGCGGACCCGCTCTACCGGCGCTCCGTGAAGGTCTCCATGGGCGCGGTTTTCTCGGTCCCGTACGCCCGCCTCGAGTCCTGGCCCAAGGGCCTGGAGGCGGTACGGGAGGCGGGCTTCAAGCTGCTGGCCCTGACCCCGGCCGAGCGCGCCGCCTCGATCGACGAGGCGGCCCCGCACAAGCTGGAGCGGGTCGCGCTGATGCTGGGCGCGGAGGGCGACGGTCTGTCCCGTCAGGCCCTGATGGCCGCCGACGAGTGGGTCCGGATCCCGATGGCGCACGGCGTCGACTCGCTCAACGTGGGCGCGGCGGCGGCCGTCGCGTTCTACGCGGTGGCGACGGGCCGCCCGCAGGACTGA
- a CDS encoding serine/threonine-protein kinase: MAMMRLRREDPRIVGSFRLHRRLGAGGMGVVYLGSDRRGQRVALKVIRPDLAEDQEFRSRFAREVSAARRIRGGCTARLVAADLDADRPWFATQYVPGPSLHDRVAEEGPLRAADVASIGAALSEGLVAVHEAGVVHRDLKPSNILLSPKGPRIIDFGIAWATGASTLTHVGTAVGSPGFLAPEQVRGAAVTPATDVFSLGATLAYAAMADSPFGHGSSEVMLYRVVHEEPQLHGVPDALAPLVRACLAKDPEERPSTLQLSMRLKEIAAREAQGLPDARPPAQRERVEQTRQTVRPTERYTERTTGAGSTASGPARGKNPPSRPSGPRTGGTSGRSQASRTGGGRPPASRPGVRTTSTGRRPANPRLLRQRLFVFVVVTLMVALGIAALQALQG; the protein is encoded by the coding sequence ATGGCGATGATGCGGCTCCGGCGCGAGGATCCGCGGATCGTCGGGTCGTTCCGGCTCCACCGGCGCCTCGGCGCGGGCGGGATGGGGGTCGTCTATCTCGGCTCGGACCGGCGCGGACAGCGCGTCGCACTCAAGGTGATCCGGCCGGACCTGGCGGAGGACCAGGAGTTCCGTTCGCGGTTCGCCCGCGAGGTGTCCGCCGCGCGGCGGATCCGCGGCGGCTGCACGGCCCGGCTGGTCGCGGCGGACCTGGACGCCGACCGGCCCTGGTTCGCGACCCAGTACGTGCCCGGCCCGTCGCTGCACGACCGGGTGGCCGAGGAGGGCCCGCTGCGGGCCGCCGACGTGGCCTCGATCGGCGCGGCGCTCTCCGAGGGCCTGGTGGCGGTGCACGAGGCCGGGGTGGTCCACCGGGACCTCAAGCCGTCGAACATCCTGCTCTCCCCCAAGGGCCCGCGGATCATCGACTTCGGCATCGCCTGGGCGACCGGGGCGAGCACCCTGACGCACGTCGGGACCGCGGTCGGCTCCCCCGGCTTTCTGGCACCCGAGCAGGTGCGCGGCGCGGCCGTCACGCCGGCCACGGACGTCTTCTCGCTGGGCGCGACGCTCGCGTACGCGGCCATGGCGGACTCGCCCTTCGGGCACGGCAGTTCCGAGGTCATGCTGTACCGGGTGGTGCACGAGGAGCCGCAGCTGCACGGCGTCCCGGACGCGCTGGCCCCGCTGGTGCGGGCCTGCCTGGCGAAGGACCCGGAGGAGCGGCCGAGCACGCTGCAGCTGTCGATGCGGCTGAAGGAGATCGCGGCGCGGGAGGCGCAGGGTCTGCCGGACGCGCGCCCGCCGGCGCAGCGGGAGCGGGTCGAGCAGACCCGCCAGACGGTACGGCCGACGGAGCGGTACACGGAGCGGACGACCGGCGCCGGGAGCACGGCCTCCGGTCCGGCGCGGGGCAAGAACCCGCCGTCGCGGCCGTCCGGGCCGCGGACGGGCGGGACCTCGGGCCGGTCGCAGGCGTCGCGTACCGGTGGGGGACGTCCGCCGGCCTCGCGGCCGGGCGTGCGGACCACGTCGACGGGCCGCCGGCCCGCCAACCCGAGGCTGCTGCGGCAGCGGCTCTTCGTCTTCGTGGTGGTGACGCTGATGGTCGCCCTGGGCATCGCGGCCCTGCAGGCGCTGCAGGGCTGA
- a CDS encoding aminoglycoside phosphotransferase family protein, with the protein MAEHSTAVLSELSRFARAAAHPTVGRVPAPRDPCRACGNTPAAPGRTAADVLADRADGTVVRHGAAVAKAHAPGTDPAGHAARVAVAAAPALRGILLPPLPLPLPLADATVAGRPVTAWPYGAPVDPSDPDAAPWAETARLLALLHRTPPPATAAGPLPPHRGPAKAAHAVARLTAKLPHPAAAPVLRAWAGLPAWARDEAPPPRGDVLCHGDLHLGQLVRHPAPDGPWLLIDVDDLGLGEPAWDLARPAAWYAAGILPPEIWSDFLGAYRASGGPAVPADGDPWPQLDVPARALTVQTAALALVKSTEEDRPLDEVEQVMIDTCARIASVRTELDGLASS; encoded by the coding sequence GTGGCCGAACACAGCACCGCCGTCCTGAGCGAACTCAGCCGCTTCGCCCGCGCCGCCGCGCACCCCACGGTCGGTCGCGTCCCCGCACCCCGGGACCCCTGCCGCGCCTGCGGCAACACCCCTGCCGCCCCCGGCCGCACCGCCGCGGACGTGCTCGCCGACCGGGCCGACGGCACCGTCGTCCGGCACGGCGCCGCCGTCGCGAAGGCCCACGCGCCCGGAACCGACCCCGCGGGCCACGCCGCCCGCGTCGCCGTCGCCGCGGCCCCGGCCCTCCGCGGCATCCTCCTGCCGCCACTGCCCCTACCCCTACCCCTTGCGGACGCCACCGTCGCCGGCCGCCCCGTGACCGCCTGGCCGTACGGCGCCCCCGTGGACCCGTCGGACCCGGACGCCGCGCCCTGGGCGGAGACGGCCCGCCTCCTCGCCCTGCTGCACCGCACCCCGCCGCCCGCGACCGCTGCCGGCCCGCTCCCGCCGCACCGCGGCCCCGCGAAGGCCGCCCACGCCGTCGCCCGGCTCACCGCGAAGCTCCCGCACCCGGCCGCCGCACCCGTGCTGCGCGCATGGGCGGGCCTGCCCGCCTGGGCCCGCGACGAGGCGCCCCCGCCCCGTGGGGACGTCCTCTGCCACGGCGACCTGCACCTCGGGCAGCTGGTCCGCCATCCCGCCCCCGACGGCCCCTGGCTCCTCATCGACGTGGACGACCTGGGCCTCGGCGAACCCGCCTGGGACCTGGCGCGCCCCGCCGCCTGGTACGCCGCCGGGATCCTGCCGCCCGAGATCTGGTCGGACTTCCTGGGCGCGTACCGTGCGTCCGGCGGCCCCGCCGTTCCCGCCGACGGCGACCCGTGGCCCCAACTCGACGTCCCCGCCCGCGCCCTGACCGTGCAGACCGCGGCCCTCGCGCTGGTGAAGAGCACCGAGGAGGACCGCCCGCTCGACGAGGTGGAGCAGGTGATGATCGACACCTGCGCCCGAATCGCTTCCGTCCGAACCGAGTTGGACGGTCTGGCGTCATCGTAG
- a CDS encoding zf-TFIIB domain-containing protein — protein MQCPKCHAPMHTYNRNGIQIEQCSGCRGIFLDYGELEALTRLESQWVQQAPPAAPPAAPAWGAPHHGGHGHHGGHHHQRGFGRMLFSS, from the coding sequence ATGCAGTGTCCCAAGTGCCATGCCCCGATGCACACGTACAACCGCAACGGCATCCAGATAGAGCAGTGCAGCGGCTGCCGGGGGATCTTCCTGGACTACGGCGAGCTGGAGGCCCTGACCCGGCTCGAGTCCCAGTGGGTCCAGCAGGCCCCGCCCGCCGCCCCGCCGGCCGCTCCCGCCTGGGGTGCCCCGCACCACGGCGGCCACGGCCACCACGGCGGTCACCACCACCAGCGCGGCTTCGGCCGGATGCTCTTCTCCTCCTGA
- a CDS encoding chorismate-binding protein, with amino-acid sequence MHDLAPLARFGGLVATDLRDVTHDPEALDSSGFWAVAADFEGRLTCARFADVRPAPVPAPVAGGWRGPAADAWTSSLDRTAYTEGVRRVRAHIARGEVYQANLCRVLSAPLPDPDAADVDALTALLARGNPAPYAGTIRLPAHGVEIATASPELFLRREGVRISSGPIKGTGRTAADLLPKDHAENVMIVDLVRNDLGRVCETGTVTVPALCEVEEHPGLVHLVSTVSGLLREDAGWSEVLAATFPPGSVTGAPKSSALRIIESLETAPRGPYCGGIGWVDADADTAELAVGIRTFWIDRAAPGGPALRFGTGAGITWGSDPEREWDETELKASRLLAVASGTYEASERAVSL; translated from the coding sequence GTGCACGACCTCGCTCCTCTGGCCCGCTTCGGCGGCCTCGTCGCTACCGACCTCAGGGACGTCACCCATGACCCCGAGGCGCTCGACTCCTCCGGTTTCTGGGCCGTCGCGGCCGACTTCGAAGGCAGGCTCACCTGTGCCCGCTTCGCGGACGTCCGCCCGGCCCCCGTCCCCGCGCCCGTCGCGGGCGGCTGGCGCGGCCCCGCCGCCGACGCCTGGACCTCCTCCTTGGACCGGACCGCCTACACCGAGGGCGTCCGCCGGGTCCGCGCGCACATCGCGCGCGGCGAGGTGTACCAGGCGAACCTCTGCCGGGTGCTCTCCGCGCCGCTGCCCGACCCCGACGCCGCCGACGTCGACGCCCTGACCGCGCTGCTGGCCCGCGGCAACCCCGCCCCGTACGCCGGAACGATTCGGCTGCCCGCGCACGGCGTGGAGATCGCCACCGCCTCGCCCGAGCTGTTCCTGCGCCGCGAGGGCGTGCGGATCTCCTCCGGCCCCATCAAGGGCACCGGCCGGACCGCGGCCGACCTTCTCCCCAAGGACCACGCCGAGAACGTGATGATCGTCGACCTGGTCCGCAACGACCTGGGACGCGTCTGCGAGACCGGCACCGTCACCGTCCCCGCGCTCTGCGAGGTCGAGGAGCACCCCGGCCTCGTCCACCTGGTCTCCACCGTCAGCGGCCTGCTGCGCGAGGACGCCGGCTGGAGCGAGGTGCTGGCCGCGACCTTCCCGCCCGGCTCGGTCACCGGCGCGCCCAAGTCCAGCGCCCTGCGGATCATCGAGTCCCTGGAGACCGCGCCCCGCGGCCCCTACTGCGGCGGCATCGGCTGGGTGGACGCCGACGCCGACACCGCCGAGCTGGCCGTCGGCATACGCACCTTCTGGATCGACCGCGCCGCCCCAGGCGGGCCCGCCCTGCGGTTCGGCACCGGCGCCGGCATCACCTGGGGCTCCGACCCCGAACGCGAGTGGGACGAGACCGAGCTGAAGGCGTCCCGACTGCTCGCGGTAGCGTCGGGCACGTACGAGGCGAGCGAAAGGGCCGTTTCTCTTTGA
- a CDS encoding aminotransferase class IV — translation MKLWVNGGLHEAADARVSVLDHGLTVGDGIFETVKAVRGETFALTLHLERLTRSARGLGLPDPDLDEVRRACAAVLEANPMELGRLRITYTGGVSPLGSERGDAGPGLVVALGETRRRPDSTAVITVPWTRNERGALVGLKTTSYAENVVALARASEHGASEALFANTVGELCEGTGSNVFVVLDGRIHTPPVSSGCLAGITRALAVEWTGAVEKDLPLDVLEHAEEVFLTSTLRDVQAVHRVDGHELPGAPGPVTAKAMRVFDERAAADKDPRL, via the coding sequence ATGAAGCTGTGGGTCAACGGCGGGTTGCACGAGGCGGCCGACGCCCGGGTCTCGGTCCTGGACCACGGGCTGACCGTCGGCGACGGGATCTTCGAGACGGTCAAGGCCGTCCGTGGCGAGACCTTCGCGCTCACCCTGCACCTGGAGCGCCTCACCCGCTCCGCACGGGGCCTGGGCCTGCCCGACCCCGACCTCGACGAGGTCCGCCGGGCCTGCGCCGCCGTCCTCGAGGCCAACCCGATGGAGCTCGGCCGGCTCCGCATCACGTACACCGGCGGCGTCTCGCCGCTCGGCTCCGAGCGCGGCGACGCCGGGCCCGGCCTGGTCGTGGCGCTCGGTGAGACCCGGCGGCGCCCGGACAGCACCGCGGTGATCACCGTCCCGTGGACCCGCAACGAACGCGGCGCGCTGGTGGGCCTGAAGACCACCTCGTACGCGGAGAACGTCGTCGCCCTCGCCCGGGCGAGCGAGCACGGCGCCTCCGAGGCGCTGTTCGCGAACACCGTGGGCGAGCTGTGCGAGGGCACCGGCTCCAACGTCTTCGTCGTCCTCGACGGCCGCATCCACACCCCGCCCGTCTCGTCCGGCTGCCTGGCCGGCATCACCCGCGCGCTCGCCGTGGAGTGGACCGGCGCGGTGGAGAAGGACCTGCCGCTGGACGTCCTGGAGCACGCCGAGGAGGTCTTCCTGACCTCCACGCTGCGCGACGTCCAGGCCGTGCACCGGGTCGACGGCCACGAGCTGCCCGGCGCGCCCGGGCCGGTCACGGCCAAGGCCATGCGCGTCTTCGACGAGCGGGCGGCGGCCGACAAGGACCCGCGCTTGTAG
- a CDS encoding GNAT family N-acetyltransferase, with amino-acid sequence MTTTLRPTGPLQTAADGTRSRAYDVCVNSRPVGVVRLATDPGFGREAGVIESLRIDEADRRRGRGTVAALAAEEVLRGWGCTQVHVSVPPEAGIAQRMVEAFGYTERSRNMVKDLAGPPPALPDGIETRPMTREEFVVWEAAGRQSYAESWIARGVPEDQAHAKAEASHRDLLPEGLDSPGVSIEVVLRDGALVGHVWTARRELEPGVSGWYVYDVLVDAEQRGHGYGRALMLLAERVAADAGASLLGLHVFAGNTPALALYESLGYRTTHVNSYKTLL; translated from the coding sequence ATGACCACCACCCTGCGGCCGACCGGGCCGCTCCAGACGGCCGCCGACGGCACGCGCTCTCGCGCGTACGACGTGTGCGTGAACAGCAGACCGGTCGGCGTCGTCCGGCTCGCCACCGACCCCGGGTTCGGCCGGGAGGCCGGCGTGATCGAGTCCCTGCGGATCGACGAGGCGGACCGGCGGCGCGGCCGCGGCACGGTCGCCGCGCTCGCGGCGGAGGAGGTGCTGCGCGGCTGGGGCTGCACCCAGGTGCACGTCTCGGTGCCCCCCGAGGCCGGGATCGCGCAGCGGATGGTGGAGGCCTTCGGCTACACCGAGCGCAGCCGCAACATGGTCAAGGACCTCGCCGGACCGCCCCCGGCGCTGCCTGACGGCATCGAGACGCGGCCGATGACGCGGGAGGAGTTCGTCGTCTGGGAGGCGGCGGGCCGGCAGAGCTACGCGGAGAGCTGGATCGCCCGCGGCGTGCCCGAGGACCAGGCCCACGCCAAGGCCGAGGCGAGCCACCGGGACCTGCTGCCCGAGGGGCTCGACAGCCCCGGCGTCTCCATCGAAGTCGTCCTGCGGGACGGAGCGCTCGTCGGCCACGTGTGGACCGCGCGGCGCGAGCTGGAGCCGGGCGTCAGCGGCTGGTACGTGTACGACGTCCTGGTCGACGCCGAGCAGCGCGGCCACGGCTACGGCCGGGCCCTGATGCTCCTGGCCGAGCGGGTCGCCGCGGATGCCGGGGCGAGCCTGCTCGGACTGCACGTCTTCGCGGGCAACACCCCGGCCCTGGCCCTCTACGAGTCGCTCGGCTACCGCACGACCCACGTCAACAGCTACAAGACGCTGCTGTAG
- a CDS encoding DsbA family protein, translated as MSDPTTGAPFSPVVLEAWFDLQCPDCLRALDDVRALRAKYGERLDVRLRHFPLEKHKHAYAAAQAAEEAADQGKGWPYAEALLARTAELGDRGEPVLLEVAGELGLDAEEFDTALIDGRHLLIVDADQAEGKAIKITGTPTYVIDGERLDGGQSQDGLRERIETIADRLLAQG; from the coding sequence ATGAGCGACCCCACCACCGGTGCCCCCTTCTCCCCCGTCGTCCTGGAGGCCTGGTTCGACCTCCAGTGCCCCGACTGCCTGCGCGCCCTCGACGACGTGCGCGCGCTGCGCGCGAAGTACGGCGAGCGGCTCGACGTACGGCTGCGGCACTTCCCGCTGGAGAAGCACAAGCACGCGTACGCCGCCGCGCAGGCCGCCGAGGAGGCGGCCGACCAGGGCAAGGGCTGGCCGTACGCGGAGGCGCTGCTGGCCAGGACGGCCGAGCTGGGCGACCGGGGCGAGCCGGTGCTGCTCGAGGTGGCCGGTGAACTGGGGCTCGACGCCGAGGAGTTCGACACCGCGCTGATCGACGGCCGGCACCTGCTGATCGTCGACGCCGACCAGGCGGAGGGCAAGGCCATCAAGATCACCGGCACCCCGACGTACGTGATCGACGGCGAGCGCCTCGACGGCGGCCAGAGCCAGGACGGCCTGCGCGAGCGCATCGAGACGATCGCCGACCGCCTGCTGGCGCAGGGCTAG
- a CDS encoding CGNR zinc finger domain-containing protein — translation MLIPHDTRIALDTVVDLMNTAPEGDRGDELGDLAALHVFVRAHNISDVGELDDRDVAAVQAVRSRFAAVFSAPDARVGAALINQLVAAAGTTPQLTDHDGYDWHVHYFAPGASVADHLAADCGMALAFIVVAGEQERLRRCEAPDCGRAFVDLSRNRSRRYCDSRTCGNRLHVAAYRARRKEAAG, via the coding sequence GTGCTGATCCCCCACGACACCCGGATCGCCCTCGACACCGTCGTCGATCTGATGAACACCGCGCCGGAGGGCGACCGGGGCGACGAGCTCGGGGACCTCGCGGCGCTGCACGTGTTCGTGCGGGCCCACAACATCAGCGACGTCGGCGAACTCGACGACCGCGACGTCGCCGCCGTCCAGGCCGTGCGCTCCCGGTTCGCCGCCGTGTTCTCCGCGCCCGACGCCCGGGTCGGGGCCGCGCTGATCAACCAGCTGGTGGCGGCCGCGGGCACGACGCCGCAGCTCACCGACCACGACGGCTACGACTGGCACGTGCACTACTTCGCGCCCGGCGCGTCGGTCGCCGATCACCTCGCCGCGGACTGCGGCATGGCGCTCGCGTTCATCGTCGTCGCCGGCGAGCAGGAGCGGCTGCGCCGCTGCGAGGCCCCGGACTGCGGACGCGCCTTCGTGGACCTGTCCCGCAATCGTTCGCGCCGCTACTGCGACAGCCGGACCTGCGGTAACCGTCTGCATGTGGCGGCGTACCGGGCGCGCCGTAAGGAAGCGGCCGGCTGA
- a CDS encoding SsgA family sporulation/cell division regulator has protein sequence MNTTVSCELHLRLVVSSESSLPVPAGLRYDTADPYAVHATFHTGAEETVEWVFARDLLAEGLHRPTGTGDVRVWPSRSHGQGVVCIALSSPEGEALLEAPARALESFLKRTDAAVPPGTEHRHFDLDTELSHILADS, from the coding sequence ATGAACACCACGGTCAGCTGCGAGCTGCACCTGCGCCTCGTTGTGTCGAGCGAGTCCTCACTGCCTGTACCGGCGGGCCTGCGGTATGACACGGCCGATCCCTACGCCGTGCACGCCACCTTCCACACCGGAGCCGAAGAGACGGTCGAATGGGTCTTCGCCCGCGACCTTCTCGCCGAGGGCCTGCACCGGCCCACCGGTACCGGCGACGTCAGAGTCTGGCCGTCCCGCAGTCACGGTCAGGGCGTCGTCTGCATCGCCTTGAGTTCCCCCGAGGGCGAGGCCCTGCTCGAAGCCCCCGCGCGGGCCCTGGAGTCGTTCCTGAAGCGGACCGACGCCGCGGTGCCGCCCGGCACCGAACACCGCCATTTCGACCTCGACACGGAGCTCTCCCACATCCTGGCGGACAGCTGA
- a CDS encoding TIGR02611 family protein, which yields MNAESDERSEAAAAADKPATGDVTEARSAPEASQEEGAERPLGSRAPEFIKARRTLHMSWQVGVFVVGLAVVVAGVIMLPLPGPGWLVIFGGMAIWATEFVWAQLVLRWTKRKVTEAAQKALDPKVRRRNIVLTTIGLVIIAVLLGIYLWKFGFVMPWKIDQ from the coding sequence ATGAATGCGGAGAGTGACGAGCGGAGCGAGGCCGCAGCCGCGGCCGACAAGCCCGCGACGGGGGACGTGACGGAAGCGCGGAGCGCTCCGGAGGCGTCGCAGGAGGAGGGAGCCGAGCGGCCGCTCGGTTCCCGCGCGCCCGAGTTCATCAAGGCGCGCCGGACCCTCCACATGAGCTGGCAGGTCGGCGTCTTCGTCGTCGGCCTGGCCGTCGTGGTGGCCGGCGTCATCATGCTGCCGCTGCCCGGACCGGGCTGGCTGGTGATCTTCGGCGGCATGGCGATCTGGGCGACCGAGTTCGTCTGGGCGCAGCTCGTGCTGCGCTGGACCAAGCGCAAGGTCACCGAGGCCGCGCAGAAGGCGCTGGACCCGAAGGTGCGGCGGCGGAACATCGTCCTGACCACGATCGGCCTGGTGATCATCGCCGTGCTGCTCGGGATCTACCTCTGGAAGTTCGGCTTCGTGATGCCGTGGAAGATCGACCAGTGA